DNA from Lactobacillus sp. ESL0791:
CTTTTTGGAATATGCGGCTGACAATGAAGCCAAAAAGACAGCTGAGGAGCTGATTAATGAGGGCCGTTACGGCACAACGGTTTTCTACGATGAAGATCGCAGTTTCAAGCGCTGGCTGCTAATGAAATATATGTTTCATAACTACTATGGCAGGTACAAGAAGTTTTACCAAGTAAATAAGGGACAATTCTTTAAGTAAATATTATTGCTTAACCGTATAGTTAATTTAAAAGAACATGCTTTGCATCGGAAGAGCTGCTCTTTTTTTATGCAGCTTGTTAGATTGAAATAGACAGAAAGGAATGGATGGATGAAACTGACACATGGGGAAAACAAAGATAAAGAAATTAAATTACACTGGTTACTGCTTGGTGAGCTCACGACATGGATTGGCTCGAGCTTTGTTTGGCCGTTAACTTCTGTTTATTTGAATAAGCAGTTGCACATCAGCCTGTCGCTGATTGGGGTTGTGCTTTTTTGCAACTGTGCCAGTAATGTTCTGGGTTCGCTTGTCGGCGGCTGGCTTTATGACCGCTGCAACCCCTACCCAATGATTGTAGCCGGGCTGAGCTTGGATGCGCTGATTCTTTTTTTGATGGCCTTTTTTCATGGCTGGCCGGAATATTGGGTCTGGCTAACCCTCACTGGTTTTATCAGTGGCTGGAACGGAACCCTCATTAATTCAATTGCGACTAGTCTGCGCAGGTATCCTGGGCGTTATGTCTTTAACATTATTTATTTTGCACAAAATTTAGGAACCGTAACCGGAACCTTGGCCGTGGGCTACCTGTATGATTACTCGATTAAATTGCTCTTTATCATTGCGGCATCATTGTTTGTAGTTGCTACTGTTAATGCCGTGATTAATTACCGTCCGATTATTGCTTTTCACAAAAAGCGGCAATCTAATGTTAGTCATGAAGGACATAAACAGAAGGCAGAGCCAATGCCGAAAAACAACTTATTGATGACGATTGGCTTTTCTGCTACTTTGATTGTTATTTGGTTGATGTATATGAATTGGGAATCAAATCTGTCGGTTTACATGGTTTCTTTGGGGATTCCGTTTCACATGTACAGTTTGTTATGGACTTTCAATGGTGCGATTATCGTGATTGCGCAAATTATTTTGGCCCGCTACCCGCATCTATTTAAAAACCTTTTCCACCAAATAATCTTTGGGACAACGATGTTTGCTATTTCGTTTGTAACCCTGATTTTTGCGCGCGATTTTGCTCATTTTGCACTTTCAATGTTCATTTTGACGTTGGGCGAAGCCACAGCTTTTCCGGCCATTCCGTCTTACGTTAATGAACTGTCGCCGATTACTAGTAAGGGTAAGTATCAAGGAGAAATTAACGTTTCGCGGGGAATTGGCCAAGCTTTTGGGCCTTTGTTTGGTGGAGCAATCATTGATCGTGCCGGTTATATCCCGTTCTTTATTACGGCTGCTTCTGGCATTTTTTTGATGATTCTTTTGATTTTGCCTCTGCACAGCAAACTGCGTAAGCGGCTCAAGTTATACAAATGATTTTGTAAACGCATTTTAACAGTTAGTTGCTGTGTAAAATGGTACGATAAGTCTAGTTTAAACTTTTAATAATGAGAGGATTCTTGAATAATGAAAAAAATTATCGGTGTTCGCGGCGGCAGCGGCGATATCATTGAACCTAAAGTTGGTACAAGGCCGCAAGACAATATGTATTTGGCAGTCAATTCAGAATGGATTGAAAAGACCAAGATTCCATCTGATCGGGCACGGATGGCATCGTTTGATGGCATTGCTGTTGCGGTTGAGAAGCAGTTGATGAAAGATTTTGCTGATTTTGCTGATGGTAAAAAAGAACTGCCAGATGTTCCTAATTTTGATAAGGCAGTAGAACTATATAAAATTGCGCGGGACTTTGATAAACGTAACCGTGATGGTGCAACGCCAATTAAACCAGATTTGGAAATTCTTGAAGGAATCAAGGATTTTGCTGATTTTAACTTGAATGCACCTGGATTGGCGACCTTTGCTGCTTTGCCATTTTCGTTTAGTGTTGACCCAGATATGAAAAATACCAATGTTAATGTCCTCAATTTTGGCGGACCTGGGCTCTTTTTGCCGGATACAACGACATATGAGACACCGGATGCTGAAAAATTATTGGCAATTTTAAAGAAGCAATCCGTTAACTTATTGAAGATGGCTGGCGTAAGTGAAGCTCAAGCCGAAAAGTATGCGGATGATGCGCTTAAATTTGATGCCAAGTTAGCTAAAGTCGTTAAGTCGGCTGAGGAATGGGCAGATTACCCGGCAACCTATAACCCAATGAAGATTGAGGACTTTGAAGCAAAATTCAAGAACTTCAAGATAGAATATTACCTGAAAGAGGCAATTGGTGAGATTCCAGACAGAATTATTGTGGCTGAACCGCGCTATTTGGATCATGTTAATGAAATTATTAATGAAGATAATTTTGCTGAGATCAAGGGTTGGATGCTCGTCAACTTTATCAACGATGTGGCTTCGAGTTTGTCCCAAGAATTCCGGGAAGCAGCTTTTCCGTTCAGCCAGGCCTTGTCAGGGCAACCGGAACTATCTAGCGGTGAAAAGCAGGCTTTTCATATTGCCGACGGTGATTTTAGCGAAGTTGTCGGTGTTTACTACGGCAAAACCTATTTTGGTGAAGATGCTAAAAAAGACGTGACTGATATGATTCACCGGATGCTCAAGGTTTATGAAGAACGTCTGGCAAATAATGATTGGCTGTCAGAGGCAACCAAGAAGCAGGCAATTGTTAAATTAAAGGCCTTGGTATTGAAAATTGGTTATCCTGACAAGATTGAAGAAATTTACAATCGCTTAAAGGTGATCCCTACTAGTCAGGGCGGCAGTTTGTATGCTAATGAGCGTGCTTTTACCATTGAAGAACGAAAGTATAATATTGAACAATTACACAAGGAAGTCGACCGGACAGTTTGGGCAATGCCAGGGGACCTTGTCAATGCCTGTTATGATCCTTCAAGAAATGATCTGACATTCCCGGCAGCAATTTTACAGGCGCCATTCTATGATCTGAAACAGGATCGGGCGACTAATTATGGCGGCATTGGTTCGGTTATTGCGCACGAAGTTTCCCATGCCTTTGACAATAACGGTTCGCAATTCGATGAGTTTGGCAACATGAGAAATTGGTGGGCCAAGGAAGACTATGCTGAATTTAAGAAGCGGACGCAAGCTGAAATCGATATTTTTGATGGCCTTCAATACGGACCGGTGAAGCTAAACGGTAAACAGATTGTTTCTGAAAATATTGCCGATCAGGGTGGGTTAACTGCTGCAGTTGAAGCTGCTAAGAATGAAAATGAAGATTTAAAGAAGCTGTTTACTAATTTTGCACGGATTTGGGCTAACAAACAATTAACCGAATCAATTAAAACGCAAACAGCAGTAGATGTTCATGCACCAGGTCCACTGCGCGCCAATGTGCAGATTCAGTGCCAGGATGATTTTTACAAGGTCTTTGACGTTAAACCTAGTGATGGCATGTGGCTTGATCCAGACGAGCGGGTTAAGATTTGGTAATTTAGAATAAAATTAAGATTGCTCTGTTCTTTTTGAGAACGGGGCTTTTTTTGCGTATTTAAGAATATAAGTAAGTGAAGCTTGAAAAAATTTAATTTCTTTATTATGCAGAAAGGAAGCATCGTGCCGATAAAACAAAGGAGTTTGTGAGACTTATCAAAAGAAATGGTTTTGTAAAAGTATCACAGACAGGTTCTCATACAAAATATACAAAAGGAGCTAGAGAAGTTATAGTTCCAATGCACGAAAGAGAATTACCGAAGGGGATTGAGCATTCTATGATGAAACAAGCAGGAATTAAATAATTGTTTGTTATACTCCAAGAAAGTGAGGTATTTATTGTATGTCATATAAATATTTTGGTACGTTAGCGCACAACATTGCTGATGATGTCTGGGAAG
Protein-coding regions in this window:
- a CDS encoding MFS transporter → MKLTHGENKDKEIKLHWLLLGELTTWIGSSFVWPLTSVYLNKQLHISLSLIGVVLFCNCASNVLGSLVGGWLYDRCNPYPMIVAGLSLDALILFLMAFFHGWPEYWVWLTLTGFISGWNGTLINSIATSLRRYPGRYVFNIIYFAQNLGTVTGTLAVGYLYDYSIKLLFIIAASLFVVATVNAVINYRPIIAFHKKRQSNVSHEGHKQKAEPMPKNNLLMTIGFSATLIVIWLMYMNWESNLSVYMVSLGIPFHMYSLLWTFNGAIIVIAQIILARYPHLFKNLFHQIIFGTTMFAISFVTLIFARDFAHFALSMFILTLGEATAFPAIPSYVNELSPITSKGKYQGEINVSRGIGQAFGPLFGGAIIDRAGYIPFFITAASGIFLMILLILPLHSKLRKRLKLYK
- a CDS encoding M13 family metallopeptidase gives rise to the protein MKKIIGVRGGSGDIIEPKVGTRPQDNMYLAVNSEWIEKTKIPSDRARMASFDGIAVAVEKQLMKDFADFADGKKELPDVPNFDKAVELYKIARDFDKRNRDGATPIKPDLEILEGIKDFADFNLNAPGLATFAALPFSFSVDPDMKNTNVNVLNFGGPGLFLPDTTTYETPDAEKLLAILKKQSVNLLKMAGVSEAQAEKYADDALKFDAKLAKVVKSAEEWADYPATYNPMKIEDFEAKFKNFKIEYYLKEAIGEIPDRIIVAEPRYLDHVNEIINEDNFAEIKGWMLVNFINDVASSLSQEFREAAFPFSQALSGQPELSSGEKQAFHIADGDFSEVVGVYYGKTYFGEDAKKDVTDMIHRMLKVYEERLANNDWLSEATKKQAIVKLKALVLKIGYPDKIEEIYNRLKVIPTSQGGSLYANERAFTIEERKYNIEQLHKEVDRTVWAMPGDLVNACYDPSRNDLTFPAAILQAPFYDLKQDRATNYGGIGSVIAHEVSHAFDNNGSQFDEFGNMRNWWAKEDYAEFKKRTQAEIDIFDGLQYGPVKLNGKQIVSENIADQGGLTAAVEAAKNENEDLKKLFTNFARIWANKQLTESIKTQTAVDVHAPGPLRANVQIQCQDDFYKVFDVKPSDGMWLDPDERVKIW
- a CDS encoding type II toxin-antitoxin system HicA family toxin, whose amino-acid sequence is MRLIKRNGFVKVSQTGSHTKYTKGAREVIVPMHERELPKGIEHSMMKQAGIK